From a region of the Mytilus galloprovincialis chromosome 3, xbMytGall1.hap1.1, whole genome shotgun sequence genome:
- the LOC143068289 gene encoding perlucin-like: MELIATLTILGLFVVNAFCDCPNGYMRHDDSCYKLYASTKASWAEAFMYCQVFGSDLAIIETAREQNFVEGFLRREFKSGMSDGVWIGGTDSLVEGEWQWVKTGVSINQQEFTHWWPGEPNSSGNLGEDCMDLLHHENYNWNDERCDRQANFLCEKLAATGQQIIG; encoded by the exons ATGGAATTGATTGCCACGCTTACAATACTTGGACTGTTTGTTGTGAATG ccTTTTGCGATTGTCCTAATGGTTATATGAGGCATGACGATTCCTGCTATAAATTGTATGCTTCCACCAAAGCGTCATGGGCCGAGGCATTT ATGTATTGCCAAGTGTTTGGTTCCGATTTGGCAATAATTGAAACAGCAAGAGAACAGAACTTTGTAGAAGGTTTTCTTAGAAGGGAATTCAAGTCAG GTATGTCCGATGGTGTGTGGATAGGAGGTACAGATTCTTTAGTAGAAGGAGAATGGCAGTGGGTAAAAACTGGAGTGTCCATCAACCAACAGGAGTTCACTCATTGGTGGCCAGGAGAGCCAAACTCGAGTGGAAACCTCGGAGAAGATTGCATGGATCTCCTTCACCACGAAAATTATAACTGGAATGACGAACGGTGTGATCGCCAGGCAAATTTCCTTTGCGAAAAACT GGCGGCTACAGGACAGCAGATAATTGGATAA
- the LOC143068290 gene encoding perlucin-like, with protein MLKKCLSVFITLAVLGSPLVLSECPGGFVHNGDSCYLFSILRVSWIQAMKFCEIYQGELAVIETEAEQLFLESYLNSTWKNANQTDVWISGTDLLVDGEWIWAKEGRSIDYFRWAPGQPDSASMNLGGEDCIELVRGSNFMWNDVPCQKHINFVCERPFMVSADS; from the exons ATGTTGAAGAAATGTTTGTCAGTTTTTATCACTCTTGCTGTTCTCGGATCACCATTAG TACTTTCTGAATGTCCAGGTGGTTTCGTCCATAATGGAGATTCGTGTTACTTGTTTTCAATTCTCCGAGTCTCCTGGATACAAGCCATG aaattttgtgaaatttaccAGGGAGAATTAGCAGTTATCGAGACAGAAGCAGAACAACTCTTTCTTGAAAGTTACCTTAATTCAACGTGGAAAAATG CAAATCAGACTGATGTTTGGATTAGTGGTACCGACTTGCTAGTGGACGGCGAGTGGATCTGGGCTAAGGAAGGCAGGTCAATCGATTATTTTAGATGGGCTCCAGGACAACCAGACAGTGCTAGCATGAACTTGGGTGGAGAAGATTGTATCGAATTAGTTCGTGGTAGCAACTTCATGTGGAATGATGTTCCTTGCCAAAAGCATATCAACTTTGTCTGTGAACGCCC ATTTATGGTATCAGCGGACTCATAA